In a genomic window of Desulfosporosinus sp. Sb-LF:
- a CDS encoding DUF6282 family protein: protein MSKSKQIAEWKEKKFGRMITEEELIKRAHPAWPYLYFTPGEYIKPEVIDRVMAGSIELHTHGAPTAWLEGRSNYYDTAISCSEQKMKAVVFKDQDTPTNMMAGVLQRSLDALAADKAKRGEEFTPVQVFGGIVLDKSIGGMNLQAVKKALSIGRCKEIWLPANDSAHLQEVFGDETKGYRVSDMSGTLTPEMIGVLEILHDYNTNSTGERCCLATCHVSNEEKYDVSKYVKQRGMNVGVVHDHITQELTLNSVEEALELIDLGSYVEICSNSVVPWSAMTNWIVAYDYTIELTKRLIKERGPEHILLVTDAGLPGYDEVPALRVLIETLLKNGISEADLNVMCKDAPAALIGKI, encoded by the coding sequence ATGTCCAAATCAAAGCAGATTGCGGAATGGAAAGAAAAGAAATTCGGTCGCATGATTACCGAAGAGGAACTGATCAAAAGAGCCCACCCGGCATGGCCGTACCTGTATTTCACTCCTGGCGAATACATTAAACCCGAAGTAATCGACCGCGTTATGGCCGGCAGCATTGAGCTTCACACCCATGGCGCACCCACCGCTTGGCTTGAGGGCCGGTCAAACTACTATGACACAGCCATCAGTTGCAGCGAACAGAAGATGAAGGCCGTAGTGTTTAAAGACCAAGACACTCCAACCAACATGATGGCCGGCGTTTTACAACGAAGCTTGGATGCGTTGGCGGCGGACAAAGCCAAGCGCGGTGAGGAGTTTACGCCCGTTCAGGTGTTTGGCGGCATCGTTTTGGATAAATCCATCGGCGGCATGAATCTTCAAGCCGTGAAAAAGGCCCTGAGCATCGGGCGCTGCAAGGAAATCTGGCTGCCTGCTAACGACTCGGCACATCTGCAGGAAGTTTTTGGCGACGAAACCAAAGGCTACCGGGTCTCCGATATGAGCGGTACGTTGACCCCAGAGATGATTGGCGTGCTGGAAATCCTGCACGACTACAACACTAACAGCACGGGCGAGCGGTGTTGCCTGGCCACCTGCCACGTCTCCAACGAAGAGAAATACGACGTTTCCAAATATGTCAAGCAAAGGGGTATGAACGTCGGAGTTGTACATGACCACATTACCCAGGAGCTGACATTGAACTCCGTGGAAGAGGCTCTGGAACTGATTGATTTGGGATCGTATGTGGAAATATGCTCCAACTCCGTTGTCCCCTGGAGCGCCATGACTAACTGGATTGTGGCCTATGACTATACCATCGAGTTGACCAAGCGCCTGATCAAAGAGCGCGGACCCGAGCACATTCTGCTGGTCACGGATGCCGGGTTGCCGGGTTACGATGAAGTGCCGGCTCTGAGGGTGCTGATCGAAACCCTTCTCAAAAACGGCATCAGCGAGGCGGATCTTAACGTCATGTGCAAAGACGCCCCGGCGGCGCTGATCGGCAAAATCTGA
- a CDS encoding MarR family transcriptional regulator, producing MDTIWRLLPRLYYSMRKYLFTRARECGLEKGQPRILDYVYVNDGCIQREICDEFSLDKSSISNFLAKLEEDGTLRRKRNPLSSREVNVFVTDKGREIQKRLDVVYDELEQITFQGFSPEEKEQCIHYLSRLTKNMMSYRKDESQ from the coding sequence ATGGACACAATTTGGCGTCTTTTACCAAGACTGTACTATTCGATGAGGAAATATCTCTTCACCAGAGCTCGCGAATGCGGATTGGAGAAGGGGCAGCCACGGATTTTGGATTATGTGTATGTCAACGACGGCTGCATTCAACGAGAGATCTGTGACGAGTTCTCGTTGGATAAGTCCTCCATCAGCAATTTTTTGGCGAAACTGGAGGAAGATGGCACACTGCGCCGCAAGCGGAACCCGCTATCTTCCCGCGAGGTCAACGTGTTCGTCACCGACAAGGGCAGGGAGATACAAAAACGACTGGATGTGGTATATGATGAACTGGAGCAGATTACCTTCCAAGGGTTCTCGCCTGAAGAAAAAGAGCAGTGCATCCACTATTTATCCCGTTTGACCAAAAACATGATGTCATATCGCAAAGACGAATCCCAATGA
- the garR gene encoding 2-hydroxy-3-oxopropionate reductase yields MKIGFIGLGIMGKPMSKNLLKAGYSLIVYNRSTVPVQELVELGASPASSPKEVAEQCQVVITMLPNSPEVKEVVLGTNGVLEGALPGTILIDTSSIAPEASREIAARLSEKGVRMLDAPVSGGEPKAIDGTLAFMVGGKEDNFDTCLPIFKAMGSSAVLCGDIGAGNVTKLANQTIVAVNIAAISEALALATKAGVNPERVYQAIRGGLAGSTVLDAKAPMIFKRSFDPGFRIDLHIKDLNNVLDTGHALGAALPLNASVMEMMQFLKNNGLKHADHSALVQFYEKLNGIQVKVLS; encoded by the coding sequence ATGAAAATTGGTTTTATTGGACTAGGAATTATGGGTAAGCCCATGAGTAAAAACCTTCTAAAAGCGGGGTATTCGCTTATTGTTTATAATCGTTCGACAGTTCCCGTTCAGGAATTAGTTGAATTGGGCGCGTCACCGGCATCGTCCCCTAAAGAGGTCGCCGAGCAATGCCAAGTGGTTATTACAATGCTCCCTAATTCTCCGGAGGTCAAGGAAGTCGTTCTCGGAACTAACGGTGTGTTGGAAGGAGCCCTTCCAGGGACCATTCTAATTGATACAAGTTCGATCGCGCCCGAAGCAAGCCGTGAAATTGCAGCGAGACTCTCCGAGAAAGGAGTCCGCATGCTGGATGCGCCGGTTAGTGGCGGTGAACCTAAAGCCATTGACGGGACGCTCGCTTTTATGGTTGGCGGTAAAGAAGATAACTTTGATACCTGCCTTCCTATCTTTAAAGCCATGGGCTCATCTGCAGTACTTTGTGGGGATATCGGAGCGGGAAACGTAACTAAGTTGGCTAATCAGACGATTGTTGCAGTAAACATTGCAGCTATTTCAGAAGCATTAGCGTTGGCCACGAAAGCAGGCGTGAACCCCGAACGGGTTTATCAGGCGATTCGAGGGGGGCTCGCCGGAAGCACGGTTTTAGATGCAAAAGCTCCCATGATCTTCAAGCGCTCCTTTGACCCGGGCTTTCGCATTGACCTGCATATTAAAGATTTGAATAACGTTTTAGATACAGGGCACGCCTTGGGGGCGGCTTTACCGCTAAACGCCAGCGTTATGGAGATGATGCAGTTTTTAAAAAACAACGGTTTAAAACATGCTGACCACTCGGCCTTGGTGCAATTCTACGAAAAACTTAACGGTATTCAGGTAAAAGTCCTATCTTAA
- a CDS encoding TIM barrel protein produces the protein MADNDNLSSKEIESVEFLCSAMLVEITKRQEQIELKQYLRDESILNLLFNNSDFIKTKGQEWGWNLSSPYIVVIMEGKMKVHGHRFSDVRATAENILLAKYPGVVTGMIGNYLVTLFPYHRIREKDSIVSDKWKDIPLKAYSELQRILSGERGIAADPRRQSEFRQGIEKAIAYAKEFDTPRLNCLVGKKIPGLRQEQHAVLVKNLRYAAEQLEKAGIKLLIEPVNHFDIPGFLLNKTQDALDLLAEIDHPNVYLQYDIYHAQREEGEIAGTLKTHLDKIQNIQIADNPGRHQPGTGELNFPFLLRTIDALGYHGYVSMEYVPTPNTEASLNWLKELGYGLKSSSVSK, from the coding sequence TTGGCAGATAATGATAACTTATCGTCTAAGGAAATCGAGAGCGTTGAATTTCTTTGTTCGGCTATGTTGGTAGAAATTACGAAGCGGCAGGAGCAGATAGAGTTAAAGCAGTACTTGAGGGATGAATCGATACTTAACCTGTTATTCAATAATTCTGATTTTATTAAAACTAAAGGACAAGAGTGGGGCTGGAACCTCTCGAGCCCATATATTGTTGTAATTATGGAAGGGAAAATGAAGGTACACGGACATAGATTTTCCGATGTTCGTGCTACGGCTGAGAACATTCTTCTTGCAAAATACCCCGGTGTTGTGACAGGAATGATAGGAAATTATCTTGTAACCCTATTCCCTTACCACAGAATAAGAGAAAAAGACAGCATAGTCAGCGATAAATGGAAGGATATCCCGCTTAAAGCTTATTCGGAGTTGCAGAGAATATTAAGCGGAGAGAGAGGTATTGCTGCGGATCCCAGACGCCAAAGCGAGTTTCGTCAGGGTATTGAAAAAGCCATTGCCTATGCAAAAGAATTTGATACGCCTCGCCTCAATTGTTTAGTTGGCAAAAAGATCCCTGGTCTTCGCCAAGAACAGCATGCAGTTCTAGTAAAAAACCTCCGTTACGCAGCAGAACAACTTGAGAAGGCAGGCATCAAGCTTCTCATTGAACCGGTCAATCATTTTGATATTCCCGGGTTCCTTTTAAATAAAACACAAGACGCTTTGGACCTCTTGGCCGAGATAGACCACCCCAATGTTTATCTTCAATATGATATTTATCATGCCCAAAGAGAAGAGGGAGAAATTGCCGGGACCCTCAAAACCCATCTGGATAAAATTCAAAATATCCAAATTGCTGATAACCCAGGGCGGCATCAGCCGGGTACCGGCGAACTCAATTTCCCTTTTCTACTGCGGACAATAGATGCTTTGGGATATCACGGTTATGTTTCCATGGAGTATGTTCCCACACCGAATACAGAGGCTTCGCTGAATTGGCTTAAAGAGCTTGGCTACGGGCTAAAAAGCAGCTCGGTAAGCAAGTAA
- a CDS encoding cation diffusion facilitator family transporter yields the protein MELVRIQWGVLTMIISIIVDASRVRVLKQAAKEHGSQALEADALHFSSGIWSSSVVVGGLVFVWMGDYFNIPVLKYADPIAALGVALLVIKVSIKLGRETIDVLLDTAPNGMKEMIEMEIGKMPGVLQINEIRIRPSGAVRYITINVGIDPNQSQRTVHTLVHEIRETISMKIPRCDIVVSTYPIEVVRSADTSMEKGIMIYNVKTLNNDY from the coding sequence GTGGAATTGGTTAGGATTCAATGGGGCGTATTAACGATGATTATTTCAATCATTGTTGATGCTTCAAGAGTGAGAGTTTTAAAGCAAGCTGCTAAGGAACATGGAAGCCAGGCCTTGGAAGCAGATGCACTGCATTTCAGTAGTGGTATTTGGAGCTCATCGGTTGTTGTTGGGGGTTTAGTCTTTGTATGGATGGGTGATTACTTCAACATACCTGTTTTGAAGTACGCAGATCCCATAGCGGCTTTGGGCGTCGCGCTGCTTGTTATTAAGGTGAGCATCAAGCTTGGTAGGGAGACCATTGATGTTTTGTTGGATACGGCACCCAATGGTATGAAGGAAATGATTGAAATGGAAATTGGCAAAATGCCAGGTGTTCTTCAGATTAATGAAATCAGGATTAGACCCTCAGGGGCAGTTCGGTATATCACTATAAATGTCGGTATTGACCCAAATCAAAGCCAAAGAACGGTTCATACCTTGGTTCACGAAATCAGGGAAACGATTTCAATGAAAATACCGAGGTGTGATATTGTGGTCAGCACATATCCAATTGAGGTAGTTAGAAGTGCTGATACCAGCATGGAGAAGGGCATCATGATTTACAACGTAAAGACACTAAATAATGATTATTAG
- a CDS encoding protein kinase family protein — protein MVLNLFRRDKLYKPSEQIANYTIEKTIGEGRFGICYQVSQDQKSYILKQLKRGMLKKAGVKARFEEEILRSLHHESVPRFIKKIECEDFYGYVLEFKAGKTFEDIIYLDKHVFERAEIYKVGRQLVEILKYLHSKSIVHRDIRVPNTLYDGQKVNLVDFGLARWINNEKYRADMDFAFLGDFLLHLYYSSFELTGFKKRPWYDELLLQPKELLLLKRLMGVDQRYTSIFDVEQDFHETFEANK, from the coding sequence ATGGTCTTAAACCTATTTAGACGGGACAAATTATATAAGCCGTCTGAGCAAATAGCTAACTATACAATCGAGAAAACGATAGGAGAAGGCCGATTTGGTATCTGCTATCAGGTTTCTCAGGATCAGAAATCGTATATTCTCAAGCAACTAAAAAGGGGAATGCTCAAGAAAGCCGGAGTAAAGGCTCGGTTTGAGGAGGAAATTCTAAGGAGCTTACATCATGAGAGCGTTCCTCGGTTTATTAAAAAGATTGAATGTGAGGACTTCTACGGCTATGTACTTGAATTTAAGGCAGGTAAAACGTTCGAGGACATAATTTATCTTGACAAACACGTGTTTGAAAGAGCAGAGATCTATAAAGTAGGACGCCAACTTGTCGAAATTTTAAAGTACTTGCATTCAAAGAGCATAGTCCATAGAGACATAAGGGTGCCAAATACATTGTATGATGGTCAAAAGGTTAACCTTGTTGATTTTGGGCTTGCTCGTTGGATTAATAACGAGAAATACAGGGCAGATATGGATTTCGCATTTTTGGGAGACTTCCTTCTGCACCTGTATTACTCTTCTTTTGAACTCACAGGCTTCAAGAAGCGCCCTTGGTATGACGAATTGCTGTTGCAGCCAAAGGAACTGTTACTTTTAAAAAGGCTAATGGGTGTCGATCAACGGTATACAAGTATTTTTGACGTTGAACAAGATTTTCACGAGACGTTTGAAGCTAATAAATAA
- a CDS encoding VTT domain-containing protein — MEIIPQVMDFVVNIDKHLLWIMQNYGTWAYLILFLIIFCETGLVVTPFLPGDSLLFVIGALGVTGTVDFKTVVVFLIIAAVGGNTLNYFIGKMIGHRILESTKFPFIHRIIKKEYIERAYSFYDKHGRKAILLSRFLPIVGGSKKLCVNW; from the coding sequence ATGGAGATTATTCCTCAAGTAATGGACTTTGTAGTAAACATTGATAAACATTTGCTTTGGATAATGCAAAATTATGGTACCTGGGCGTATTTAATACTGTTTCTGATTATTTTTTGTGAAACAGGACTTGTTGTAACACCGTTCCTGCCTGGAGATTCATTGCTCTTTGTAATTGGAGCTTTAGGTGTGACAGGGACTGTTGATTTTAAGACGGTCGTCGTTTTCTTGATCATTGCAGCAGTTGGCGGAAACACCCTAAACTATTTCATCGGGAAAATGATAGGTCATAGGATTTTAGAAAGCACTAAATTTCCCTTCATTCATCGGATTATTAAGAAGGAGTATATAGAAAGGGCTTATTCGTTCTATGATAAGCATGGGCGAAAGGCAATATTATTATCAAGGTTTTTACCCATTGTAGGCGGGTCCAAAAAGCTCTGTGTAAATTGGTAG
- a CDS encoding metallophosphoesterase gives MSFDPYTSISTYDWNGNINAIKPAFVVDNGDLVYGGEPNKYRLFYETVSKFQVPLYTTLGNHDIRENGLPIYTELFGPAYNG, from the coding sequence TTGTCCTTTGATCCCTATACATCTATTTCCACTTATGACTGGAATGGTAACATTAACGCTATTAAACCTGCATTTGTTGTAGACAACGGCGATCTCGTCTACGGAGGAGAACCTAATAAGTATAGGCTTTTTTACGAAACTGTTTCCAAATTTCAAGTTCCACTCTATACAACTTTGGGTAATCACGACATTCGAGAAAACGGTCTACCAATTTACACAGAGCTTTTTGGACCCGCCTACAATGGGTAA
- a CDS encoding peptidase: protein MNKTKWIVGLSIVSVMALSATAFALNSGSVAAKSVGQTLGFVPAVATTQIQETTPKPVTLTLSSTNNSPDSVTTPEANGYSGGYGMMGGQGVNGYGGDYGMMGGQGVNGYGGGYGMMGGQGVNGYGGGYGMMGGQGVNGYGGGYGMMGGQGVNGYGGGYGMMGGQGVNGYGGGYGMMSGGYNAKSLGVDLTNGEVASSDQAVAIAKAYTQKVNQDLVVSQLHEFSNVYGVEFKEEKTGAKAYEIMVYKNGGQIITNMGPNIMWNTKYGYMNWGNNGDVTVSEEQATNNAQEFVTKMGQGYSIGKPELAPGYYEFMVQKDGKNYAELDVNGYTGQVWLQNWQGPIIQSIDVK from the coding sequence ATGAATAAGACAAAATGGATTGTAGGACTCTCAATTGTAAGCGTAATGGCGCTTTCGGCTACGGCCTTTGCACTAAATTCGGGCTCGGTTGCAGCAAAGTCCGTAGGACAGACCCTTGGTTTTGTACCGGCTGTAGCAACAACTCAGATTCAAGAAACGACTCCCAAACCTGTAACACTAACACTTTCTTCCACGAATAATAGCCCGGATTCTGTTACTACTCCGGAAGCAAACGGATATAGTGGCGGCTACGGTATGATGGGAGGCCAGGGTGTTAATGGATATGGCGGCGACTACGGTATGATGGGAGGCCAGGGTGTTAATGGATATGGCGGCGGTTACGGTATGATGGGAGGCCAGGGTGTTAATGGATATGGCGGCGGCTACGGTATGATGGGAGGCCAGGGTGTTAACGGATATGGCGGCGGCTACGGTATGATGGGAGGCCAGGGTGTTAATGGATATGGCGGCGGCTACGGCATGATGGGAGGCCAGGGTGTTAACGGATATGGCGGTGGTTATGGCATGATGAGCGGAGGCTATAACGCTAAAAGCTTAGGAGTTGATCTCACCAACGGTGAAGTTGCCTCATCTGATCAAGCGGTGGCAATTGCAAAAGCTTATACACAAAAAGTTAATCAGGACCTTGTTGTTTCCCAGCTTCATGAATTTTCAAATGTTTATGGGGTAGAGTTTAAAGAGGAAAAGACAGGGGCTAAAGCCTATGAAATTATGGTTTATAAGAATGGAGGACAGATTATTACTAACATGGGGCCGAATATTATGTGGAACACCAAATATGGATATATGAATTGGGGAAACAATGGAGACGTTACAGTAAGCGAAGAACAGGCTACGAATAACGCCCAAGAGTTTGTAACCAAGATGGGCCAAGGATACTCGATCGGAAAACCTGAACTAGCACCAGGGTACTATGAATTTATGGTTCAAAAAGACGGCAAGAATTATGCAGAGCTTGATGTAAATGGATATACGGGACAAGTCTGGCTTCAGAATTGGCAGGGACCGATTATTCAATCCATTGATGTTAAATAA
- a CDS encoding DUF1540 domain-containing protein: protein MPQPNRGIKCVVNTCHYYSSGDHRHADKIEVQSPNAKSTDMTDCSTFLPE, encoded by the coding sequence TTGCCTCAACCTAACAGGGGGATCAAATGTGTCGTAAACACATGCCATTATTATAGCTCAGGGGATCATCGCCATGCTGATAAAATAGAGGTTCAATCCCCAAATGCAAAAAGTACTGACATGACTGACTGTTCAACTTTTCTCCCCGAGTAA
- a CDS encoding SHOCT domain-containing protein codes for MMLGFILIVIVVYYMINSSNLGQSCCRNNQAHAHTSLNILDERYARGEIDREEYLERKQELSGQKQSISLKKGQ; via the coding sequence ATGATGCTAGGTTTTATACTAATTGTCATTGTCGTTTATTATATGATTAATTCATCAAATTTGGGACAGTCGTGTTGTAGGAACAATCAAGCTCATGCGCATACTTCACTTAATATTTTGGATGAACGCTATGCACGTGGTGAGATTGATCGAGAAGAATATTTAGAACGCAAACAAGAACTCTCAGGGCAAAAACAGTCAATATCCCTCAAAAAGGGACAATAG
- a CDS encoding SHOCT domain-containing protein, with protein MMSGWGNMMGGWGNGYGYGGYGGGYGWMGMMGLMMPIIFGVGIILLAIYVFRRNNSRVQTGEFGRHNSGLDILRERYARGEIDSAEYRSRKQDLEGK; from the coding sequence ATGATGAGTGGTTGGGGTAACATGATGGGCGGATGGGGAAACGGTTATGGATACGGCGGATATGGAGGCGGTTATGGTTGGATGGGAATGATGGGGTTAATGATGCCAATTATCTTCGGGGTAGGGATTATTCTACTTGCTATCTATGTCTTTCGACGCAACAATTCGAGAGTTCAAACAGGAGAGTTTGGCAGACACAACAGTGGTTTAGACATCCTGCGTGAACGTTATGCGCGTGGCGAGATAGATTCCGCTGAATACCGAAGCCGAAAACAAGATTTAGAGGGTAAATAA
- a CDS encoding AraC family transcriptional regulator, which translates to MDLLKSMNETLRYIEENLTNDIDFKEVARLAFCSEYHFTRMFSFLAGVTLSEYIRRRRLTLAAFELKDSNVKVIDIAMKYGYNSSDSFARAFQNLHGVTPSEARNNGHSLKAYPPMTFQLSIKGGIEMNYRIEEKEAFNIVGIKKRVPIIFNGVNMEIASMWKSLDAEMINKLKELSNVEPNGLLSASTNFSEDRMQEKGELDHYIGVATTKECPDNLTQLSVPSSTWAVFEAIGPFPETLQNVWGRIYSEWFPSSNYELIQGPEILWNENKDVTSPTFRSNIWIPISKK; encoded by the coding sequence ATGGATTTGCTTAAAAGCATGAATGAAACGTTAAGGTATATTGAAGAAAATCTTACCAATGATATTGATTTTAAAGAGGTTGCGCGGCTGGCTTTTTGCTCGGAATATCATTTCACAAGAATGTTTTCTTTCCTAGCAGGTGTGACGCTCTCTGAGTACATCCGCCGCAGACGCCTTACTCTTGCAGCATTCGAGCTTAAAGATAGTAACGTAAAAGTCATTGACATTGCAATGAAATACGGGTACAACTCATCAGATTCTTTTGCAAGGGCTTTTCAAAATTTGCATGGTGTAACACCGTCCGAAGCTAGAAATAATGGCCATTCACTTAAAGCCTACCCACCAATGACCTTCCAGTTATCCATTAAAGGAGGAATTGAAATGAACTATCGAATTGAAGAAAAAGAGGCATTTAATATTGTTGGCATTAAGAAAAGAGTTCCGATAATTTTCAACGGGGTTAATATGGAGATTGCCTCTATGTGGAAAAGTTTAGATGCTGAAATGATCAATAAGCTTAAAGAACTTTCTAATGTCGAGCCTAATGGGTTGCTTAGTGCATCTACAAACTTTTCTGAAGATAGGATGCAGGAAAAAGGGGAGCTTGATCACTATATTGGTGTAGCAACAACGAAGGAGTGTCCAGATAATTTAACACAGCTTAGTGTCCCTTCATCAACATGGGCAGTATTTGAAGCAATCGGACCATTTCCCGAGACGCTGCAAAATGTATGGGGACGCATTTATTCCGAATGGTTTCCATCCTCAAACTATGAACTAATACAAGGTCCAGAAATTCTCTGGAATGAGAATAAAGATGTAACCTCACCAACATTTAGAAGTAATATATGGATACCGATTTCGAAAAAGTAA
- a CDS encoding acyl carrier protein: MEDRVLFTLNHILQNKKRKITLESRLREDLFVDSIDMSMIIADLEDEFEITMTDDDFANVVTVNDIVEKLRARGLSDYRLG, from the coding sequence ATGGAAGACAGAGTACTTTTCACTTTAAATCATATTTTACAAAATAAGAAGAGAAAAATAACCCTGGAGAGCCGTTTGCGGGAAGACTTATTTGTGGATTCGATAGATATGTCGATGATTATTGCGGACCTAGAGGATGAATTCGAGATAACCATGACTGATGACGATTTTGCAAATGTGGTTACCGTCAATGATATTGTAGAAAAACTGAGAGCTAGAGGTTTATCCGATTACCGATTGGGTTGA